From a single Nicotiana tomentosiformis chromosome 2, ASM39032v3, whole genome shotgun sequence genomic region:
- the LOC104097809 gene encoding potassium channel KAT3-like isoform X1 has product MSFSYAKNCLQRFCVDEFQMNTETSNGFFSSDLLPSLGARINYATKLRKFIISPFNPRYRCWEMFLVVLVIYSAWISPFEFAFLSYKEDDALFIIDHIVNCFFAIDIFLTFFVAYLHRESYLLVDEPKKIAIRYLSSWFIFDVCSTVPFQSLILLFTDHKESGGVGFKLLSMLRLWRLRRVSALFARLEKDIRFNYFWTRCTKLISVTLFAVHCAGCFNYMIADRYPDPRKTWIGAVNPDFKKQSVGDRYITSLYWSIVTMTTTGYGDLHAENSREMLFDIFYMLFNLGLTSYIIGNMTNLVVHWTSRTRNFRDTVKAAQEFAKRNQLPPRVQDQVLSHICLKFRTEALKQDETLNGLPKAIRTSIAHHLFFPIVQNVRLFQGVSPNLLFQLVPEMEAEYFPPKQDVILQNEAPTDLYIIVSGAVELIAQIEGLEQIIGKAVAGELFGEIGVLCGRPQPFAVRTTEISQILRLSRTALMNILRANPEDERVVMNNLLLNLQGFGGFGYVDHQTNGGPEIKRHHNTALTSIDINNLEARVKKQEGDDVQEINKSMNDVSLNLENKKELNEQKVELIGPDEKGTKSCQLKPEVPCCSNSCSTISSGSKVTKSTNKRVTIHMKKNESLQGQFGKLIILPDSLEELFRVAGQRFGGYNFKRAVSAEDAEIDDIDVIRDGDHLFFL; this is encoded by the exons ATGTCTTTTTCTTATGCTAAAAACTGCTTGCAACGGTTTTGTGTGGACGAGTTCCAAATGAATACAGAAACCAGTAATGGTTTCTTCTCAAGTGATCTTCTCCCTTCGCTTGGAGCTAGAATTAACTATGCTACAAAGCTTCGAAAATTCATCATTTCGCCTTTCAATCCCCGCTATAG GTGTTGGGAGATGTTTCTAGTTGTTTTGGTCATATACTCAGCCTGGATTTCTCCATTTGAGTTTGCATTCTTGTCATACAAGGAAGATGATGCTTTATTCATCATTGACCACATTGTCAACTGCTTCTTTGCTATTGACATTTTCCTTACCTTCTTCGTCGCGTATCTTCATCGAGAGTCCTATCTTCTTGTTGATGAACCTAAGAAAATTGCAATAAG GTACTTGTCAAGTTGGTTCATATTTGATGTATGCTCCACTGTACCATTTCAATCCTTGATCCTCCTTTTCACGGATCACAAAGAAAGCGGTGGAGTTGGCTTCAAGTTGCTCAGCATGCTCAGACTTTGGCGTCTCAGACGAGTCAGTGCCCTGTTTGCAAG ACTTGAGAAGGATATCCGGTTTAACTACTTCTGGACAAGATGCACAAAACTCATATCA GTAACATTGTTTGCAGTGCACTGTGCTGGATGCTTTAACTATATGATTGCAGATAGATATCCTGATCCAAGAAAAACATGGATTGGTGCTGTAAATCCTGATTTCAAGAAACAAAGCGTTGGGGACAGATATATAACTTCACTATATTGGTCTATTGTAACGATGACAACAACTGGTTATGGGGATTTGCATGCTGAGAACTCAAGGGAAATGTTGTTTGACATTTTTTACATGTTATTCAACTTGGGATTGACTTCTTACATCATTGGAAACATGACTAATCTTGTTGTTCATTGGACCAGCCGCACCAGAAACTTT AGGGATACAGTGAAAGCAGCCCAAGAATTTGCGAAAAGGAATCAGTTGCCTCCAAGGGTACAAGATCAGGTTTTGTCTCACATATGTCTCAAGTTCAGAACTGAAGCATTGAAACAAGATGAGACTCTCAATGGCCTGCCCAAAGCTATCCGAACAAGCATTGCACATCACCTTTTTTTTCCTATAGTTCAAAATGTTCGTTTGTTCCAAGGTGTTTCACCAAACCTCCTTTTCCAACTA GTTCCTGAAATGGAAGCTGAATACTTCCCTCCCAAGCAAGATGTGATTTTGCAGAATGAGGCTCCAACAGATCTGTATATAATAGTTTCAGGAGCAGTG GAACTGATAGCACAAATTGAAGGGCTAGAGCAA ATAATAGGAAAGGCTGTTGCAGGGGAACTATTTGGAGAAATAGGTGTTTTATGTGGGAGACCACAGCCATTTGCTGTTCGAACTACTGAGATTTCTCAAATTCTACGGCTAAGCAGGACAGCATTGATGAACATTCTTCGCGCAAATCCAGAAGATGAACGGGTAGTTATGAACAATCTTTTGCTG AATCTGCAGGGATTCGGAGGCTTTGGTTATGTGGACCACCAAACAAATGGAGGGCCAGAAATCAAAAGACATCATAATACAGCACTGACTAGCATAGATATAAACAATTTGGAAGCTAGAGTTAAGAAGCAAGAGGGAGATGATGTACAAGAAATAAACAAAAGCATGAATGATGTGTCATTAAATCTTGAAAATAAGAAGGAACTAAATGAGCAGAAAGTTGAGCTCATTGGACCAGATGAGAAGGGAACAAAGAGCTGTCAACTGAAGCCTGAGGTCCCCTGTTGTTCTAACTCTTGTAGTACCATTTCAAGTGGTTCTAAAGTGACAAAATCCACCAATAAGAGAGTAACCATTCACATGAAAAAGAACGAATCATTGCAAGGCCAGTTTGGGAAGCTAATAATTCTACCTGATTCACTAGAAGAGCTATTCAGAGTAGCAG GTCAAAGATTTGGAGGCTACAATTTCAAGAGAGCTGTAAGTGCAGAGGATGCTGAAATAGATGACATTGATGTCATCAGAGATGGCGACCATTTGTTTTTCCTTTAA
- the LOC104097810 gene encoding mannosyl-oligosaccharide 1,2-alpha-mannosidase MNS3, protein MSNSLPYSVKDVHYDNAKFRQRSVSQVISQVLLTSNGKRDYLKCSTGKFLVLLMIGGLAYLILAHKSDVHPVSDGVAKNDGSKEGENIMTHGSGKFRRFWRKPPRLPPRLSPDEISSRNRSIQESTKRAEPEWIARQQKVKEAFIHAWSGYKSYAMGFDELMPLSHRGVDGLGGLGATVIDALDTAMIMGADEVVYEAGSWIEKHLTEKIEGKGQVNLFETTIRVLGGLLSAYHLSGGNQGGIPGHKGPKPSIYLENARNLADRLLTAFTTSPSDIPYSDVVLREKSAHPAPDGLSSTAEVATLQLEFNYLSYLTGDAKYSIEAMKVLQHIKTLPKVEGLVPIYISPQSGDFSGDNIRLGSRGDSYYEYLIKVWLQQRGTNCSYLYDMYVEAIKGVRHLLVRKSVPNGLLFVGELPYGREGGFSPKMDHLVCFLPGTLALGATKGFTKERAMKENLLTFEDMENLKLAEDLAKTCVEIYSVTFTGLAPEIAYFNIEGNSEGGPGGGNKSSKYLNDIIIKPADRHNLLRPETVESLFVLYRITGDSKYREWGWQIFEAFEKYTKVDSGGYTSLDDVTVLPPRRRDKMETFFLGETLKYLYLLFGNSTTIPLDEYVFNTEAHPIPIISRSQ, encoded by the exons ATGTCGAATTCATTGCCTTACTCGGTGAAAGATGTGCATTATGATAACGCCAAGTTCCGCCAACGATCCGTATCTCAG GTAATTTCTCAGGTTCTATTAACCAGTAATGGAAAACGTGATTATTTAAAATGTAGCACTGGGAAATTTCTTGTGTTACTGATGATTGGTGGTTTAGCATATCTAATACTGGCTCATAAAAGTGATGTCCATCCTGTATCTGATGGTGTAGCAAAAAATGATGGATCTAAGGAAGGAGAAAATATCATGACTCATGGAAGCGGCAAATTCAGGAGATTTTGGAGAAAACCACCTAGACTTCCACCTCGGTTATCTCCCGATGAAATAAGTAGTAGGAATAGATCTATTCAAGAGTCTACGAAAAGAGCTGAGCCTGAATGGATAGCAAGACAACAGAAGGTTAAAGAGGCATTTATCCATGCCTGGTCTGGCTACAAATCCTATGCCATGGGTTTTGATGAACTTATGCCCTTGAGCCATAGAGGGGTTGACGGTTTAGGAGGTTTGGGAGCTACAGTTATCGATGCTTTAGACACGGCTATGATTATGGGAGCTGATGAGGTCGTATATGAAGCAGGCTCGTGGATTGAGAAACATCTTACTGAGAAGATTGAAGGGAAAGGCCAAGTTAATCTCTTTGAAACTACAATACGAGTTCTAGGGGGTCTTTTGAGTGCTTATCACTTAAGTGGTGGGAATCAAGGGGGAATTCCAGGACACAAGGGGCCTAAACCATCTATTTACCTGGAAAATGCTAGGAACTTGGCTGATCGTCTACTTACTGCTTTTACAACAAGTCCCTCCGATATTCCATACAGTGATGTTGTCCTGCGTGAAAAGTCTGCACATCCTGCCCCTGATGGTCTGAGTAGCACTGCTGAAGTTGCAACTCTACAGCTTGAATTCAATTATCTTAGTTATCTAACAGGTGATGCGAAGTATAGCATAGAAGCCATGAAGGTTCTACAACATATAAAGACTTTGCCAAAGGTGGAGGGACTGGTCCCTATATACATAAG CCCTCAATCTGGAGACTTTAGTGGAGACAATATTAGACTTGGATCTCGTGGTGATAGCTACTATGAGTATCTTATTAAAGTGTGGCTTCAGCAGCGAGGAACTAACTGTTCATACTTGTACGATATGTATGTCGAAGCAATTAAAGGTGTCAGGCACCTTCTTGTACGCAAATCTGTTCCAAACGGCTTGCTCTTTGTGGGAGAATTGCCTTATGGGCGAGAAGGTGGTTTCAGTCCAAAGATGGATCACCTG GTGTGTTTCCTTCCCGGTACCCTGGCCCTTGGCGCTACAAAGGGGTTCACAAAGGAAAGGGCTATGAAAGAGAACTTGCTCACTTTTGAAGATATGGAAAACCTAAAGCTTGCTGAAGATCTGGCTAAGACATGCGTGGAAATATACTCAGTAACCTTTACTGGCCTTGCTCCAGAAATAGCTTATTTCAATATTGAG GGAAATTCTGAAGGTGGCCCTGGTGGTGGAAACAAAAGTTCGAAATATTTGAATGACATAATCATAAAGCCTGCCGATCGTCACAATCTTTTGCGTCCCGAAACCGTTGAATCATTGTTTGTACTCTATCGTATTACTGGCGATTCAAA GTATCGTGAATGGGGGTGGCAAATTTTTGAGGCATTTGAGAAGTACACAAAAGTCGATTCTGGAGGTTACACTTCTCTTGACGATGTCACTGTGCTTCCTCCACGAAGAAGAGACAAGATGGAGACATTTTTCTTGGGTGAAACACTCAAATACCTCTATTTGCTGTTTGGTAATAGCACCACAATCCCGTTGGATGAGTATGTATTCAACACAGAAGCTCATCCTATCCCAATAATTTCTAGAAGTCAGTGA
- the LOC104097809 gene encoding potassium channel KAT3-like isoform X2: MSFSYAKNCLQRFCVDEFQMNTETSNGFFSSDLLPSLGARINYATKLRKFIISPFNPRYRCWEMFLVVLVIYSAWISPFEFAFLSYKEDDALFIIDHIVNCFFAIDIFLTFFVAYLHRESYLLVDEPKKIAIRYLSSWFIFDVCSTVPFQSLILLFTDHKESGGVGFKLLSMLRLWRLRRVSALFARLEKDIRFNYFWTRCTKLISVTLFAVHCAGCFNYMIADRYPDPRKTWIGAVNPDFKKQSVGDRYITSLYWSIVTMTTTGYGDLHAENSREMLFDIFYMLFNLGLTSYIIGNMTNLVVHWTSRTRNFRDTVKAAQEFAKRNQLPPRVQDQVLSHICLKFRTEALKQDETLNGLPKAIRTSIAHHLFFPIVQNVRLFQGVSPNLLFQLVPEMEAEYFPPKQDVILQNEAPTDLYIIVSGAVELIAQIEGLEQIIGKAVAGELFGEIGVLCGRPQPFAVRTTEISQILRLSRTALMNILRANPEDERVVMNNLLLGFGGFGYVDHQTNGGPEIKRHHNTALTSIDINNLEARVKKQEGDDVQEINKSMNDVSLNLENKKELNEQKVELIGPDEKGTKSCQLKPEVPCCSNSCSTISSGSKVTKSTNKRVTIHMKKNESLQGQFGKLIILPDSLEELFRVAGQRFGGYNFKRAVSAEDAEIDDIDVIRDGDHLFFL; the protein is encoded by the exons ATGTCTTTTTCTTATGCTAAAAACTGCTTGCAACGGTTTTGTGTGGACGAGTTCCAAATGAATACAGAAACCAGTAATGGTTTCTTCTCAAGTGATCTTCTCCCTTCGCTTGGAGCTAGAATTAACTATGCTACAAAGCTTCGAAAATTCATCATTTCGCCTTTCAATCCCCGCTATAG GTGTTGGGAGATGTTTCTAGTTGTTTTGGTCATATACTCAGCCTGGATTTCTCCATTTGAGTTTGCATTCTTGTCATACAAGGAAGATGATGCTTTATTCATCATTGACCACATTGTCAACTGCTTCTTTGCTATTGACATTTTCCTTACCTTCTTCGTCGCGTATCTTCATCGAGAGTCCTATCTTCTTGTTGATGAACCTAAGAAAATTGCAATAAG GTACTTGTCAAGTTGGTTCATATTTGATGTATGCTCCACTGTACCATTTCAATCCTTGATCCTCCTTTTCACGGATCACAAAGAAAGCGGTGGAGTTGGCTTCAAGTTGCTCAGCATGCTCAGACTTTGGCGTCTCAGACGAGTCAGTGCCCTGTTTGCAAG ACTTGAGAAGGATATCCGGTTTAACTACTTCTGGACAAGATGCACAAAACTCATATCA GTAACATTGTTTGCAGTGCACTGTGCTGGATGCTTTAACTATATGATTGCAGATAGATATCCTGATCCAAGAAAAACATGGATTGGTGCTGTAAATCCTGATTTCAAGAAACAAAGCGTTGGGGACAGATATATAACTTCACTATATTGGTCTATTGTAACGATGACAACAACTGGTTATGGGGATTTGCATGCTGAGAACTCAAGGGAAATGTTGTTTGACATTTTTTACATGTTATTCAACTTGGGATTGACTTCTTACATCATTGGAAACATGACTAATCTTGTTGTTCATTGGACCAGCCGCACCAGAAACTTT AGGGATACAGTGAAAGCAGCCCAAGAATTTGCGAAAAGGAATCAGTTGCCTCCAAGGGTACAAGATCAGGTTTTGTCTCACATATGTCTCAAGTTCAGAACTGAAGCATTGAAACAAGATGAGACTCTCAATGGCCTGCCCAAAGCTATCCGAACAAGCATTGCACATCACCTTTTTTTTCCTATAGTTCAAAATGTTCGTTTGTTCCAAGGTGTTTCACCAAACCTCCTTTTCCAACTA GTTCCTGAAATGGAAGCTGAATACTTCCCTCCCAAGCAAGATGTGATTTTGCAGAATGAGGCTCCAACAGATCTGTATATAATAGTTTCAGGAGCAGTG GAACTGATAGCACAAATTGAAGGGCTAGAGCAA ATAATAGGAAAGGCTGTTGCAGGGGAACTATTTGGAGAAATAGGTGTTTTATGTGGGAGACCACAGCCATTTGCTGTTCGAACTACTGAGATTTCTCAAATTCTACGGCTAAGCAGGACAGCATTGATGAACATTCTTCGCGCAAATCCAGAAGATGAACGGGTAGTTATGAACAATCTTTTGCTG GGATTCGGAGGCTTTGGTTATGTGGACCACCAAACAAATGGAGGGCCAGAAATCAAAAGACATCATAATACAGCACTGACTAGCATAGATATAAACAATTTGGAAGCTAGAGTTAAGAAGCAAGAGGGAGATGATGTACAAGAAATAAACAAAAGCATGAATGATGTGTCATTAAATCTTGAAAATAAGAAGGAACTAAATGAGCAGAAAGTTGAGCTCATTGGACCAGATGAGAAGGGAACAAAGAGCTGTCAACTGAAGCCTGAGGTCCCCTGTTGTTCTAACTCTTGTAGTACCATTTCAAGTGGTTCTAAAGTGACAAAATCCACCAATAAGAGAGTAACCATTCACATGAAAAAGAACGAATCATTGCAAGGCCAGTTTGGGAAGCTAATAATTCTACCTGATTCACTAGAAGAGCTATTCAGAGTAGCAG GTCAAAGATTTGGAGGCTACAATTTCAAGAGAGCTGTAAGTGCAGAGGATGCTGAAATAGATGACATTGATGTCATCAGAGATGGCGACCATTTGTTTTTCCTTTAA